In Corylus avellana chromosome ca2, CavTom2PMs-1.0, the following proteins share a genomic window:
- the LOC132169541 gene encoding probable LRR receptor-like serine/threonine-protein kinase At3g47570, translating into MASLAIVTVSNITTDQYALLALKAQISYDPRNVLTSNWSVSSSICSWVGVTCGSGHQQVIALNLSYMGLVGTIPPHIGNLSSLVSLSIENNSFHGSLPNKLACLYKLQHLSLGFNKFGGEIPTWIGLLTKLQNLSLHGNNFRGTIPSSLSNISSLQTINLSYNQLSGPIPSSIFNIYNMKRMDLADNMLSGPMPSIISYMSSLQYLSLTNNYFSGSLPSEIGNLIMLSDLYLSGNNFEGMLNPTSVDGFI; encoded by the coding sequence ATGGCAAGCTTAGCTATCGTAACAGTATCCAACATTACCACCGATCAATATGCTCTTCTTGCCTTGAAGGCTCAAATTTCTTATGATCCTCGTAATGTTTTGACAAGCAACTGGTCTGTCAGCTCCTCCATTTGCAGTTGGGTTGGTGTCACTTGTGGTTCCGGCCATCAACAAGTCATCGCTTTGAACCTTTCTTACATGGGTCTTGTAGGCACCATTCCTCCACACATAGGAAACCTTTCATCTCTTGTCAGTCTTAGCATCGAAAACAATAGTTTTCATGGCTCTCTACCCAACAAGTTGGCCTGTCTTTACAAATTGCAACACTTATCCCTTGGATTCAATAAGTTTGGCGGAGAAATCCCGACATGGATTGGTTTGTtaaccaaacttcaaaatttgtCGCTACATGGTAACAATTTCAGAGGGACTATTCCATCATCTCTATCTAACATATCTTCATTACAAACTATTAATCTTAGTTATAACCAACTTTCGGGCCCCATTCCATCCTCCATCTTCAACATATACAATATGAAAAGAATGGATCTTGCTGATAACATGCTTTCTGGTCCGATGCCTTCCATTATTTCCTACATGTCTTCACTGCAGTATTTATCATtgacaaataattatttcaGTGGAAGTTTACCTTCAGAAATTGGAAACTTAATCATGCTCTCAGATTTATATCTTTCCGGCAACAACTTTGAAGGTATGCTTAATCCTACTTCTGTTGATGGATTTATATGA